From a region of the Acidobacteriota bacterium genome:
- a CDS encoding PilZ domain-containing protein encodes MAQQPQPSRRFTRWGVSLACLFRHEGAVHKGRMHDLSEGGAFLESSVCPAKGARITLALKSADGQRQFNLGAEVRHRSSIKTPRGKLLGFGVEFRNLTPQAVADIEQLIIRHGQVSD; translated from the coding sequence ATGGCTCAACAACCACAGCCTAGCCGCAGATTCACCCGCTGGGGCGTCAGCCTGGCTTGCCTTTTCCGCCATGAGGGAGCCGTCCACAAGGGGCGCATGCACGACCTTTCCGAAGGAGGGGCCTTCCTGGAGTCGAGCGTCTGTCCCGCCAAAGGCGCCCGCATCACACTGGCCCTCAAATCGGCCGACGGCCAGCGCCAGTTCAATCTGGGGGCCGAAGTCCGCCATCGGAGTTCCATCAAGACGCCGCGGGGCAAGCTGTTGGGGTTCGGAGTCGAATTCCGCAACCTGACGCCGCAGGCCGTCGCCGACATCGAGCAACTCATCATCCGCCACGGTCAAGTGTCCGACTGA
- a CDS encoding S9 family peptidase produces MSKLRFFSSLLPAVMLASLPLLAGAAEPNDSPKPDNQIFQAEDVFELEYVSDPQISPDGSHIVYVRRSMDIMTDRNREALWIIAWDGSGHRPLTSSGENASSPRWSPDGGRLLYLSDAGGSTQIHVRWMDTGQSAQLTHLRRSPSNIAWSPDGEQIAFTQFVATPDKPFASMPSKPEGARWAPPAKVIDELLYRADGAGFLDEGSAQIFVLPSGGGTPRQITAGAFSHGAPVWSQDSKSLIFSGNRRPDWQYDPLNSEIYQVSLEDGQVQALTSRQGPDNAPALSPDGSHIAYLGFDDRYQGYQVTQLYLMKRDGSQARSLTASLDRSAGNPSWAGDGSGLFFQYADKGNTKVAFVDLEGNVSKLADDLGGTSLGRPYAGGSFSVSDNGRIAYTYSRPTRPADLAVTSEDDEVRRLTGVNEDLFGHKELGQVEEIWYKSSFDQRDIQGWIVTPPGFDASRKYPLVLEIHGGPFSNYGDRFSAEVQLYAAAGNVVLYTNPRGSTSYGQEFGNLIHHNYPGQDYDDLMSGVDAVIEKGYVDPEQLYVTGGSGGGVLTSWIVGKTDRFRAAVVAKPVINWYSFTLTADAYNFFYKYWFPGFPWEYPEHYLKRSPLSYVGNVTTPTMLLTGESDYRTPMSESEQFYQALKLRKVESMLVRIPEASHGIARRPSNLIAKVNHILAWFQRYGKDAASE; encoded by the coding sequence ATGAGCAAACTGAGATTTTTCAGTTCCCTTTTGCCGGCGGTCATGCTGGCGTCATTGCCCCTTTTAGCCGGGGCAGCCGAACCCAACGATTCGCCCAAACCCGACAACCAGATCTTCCAGGCCGAAGACGTGTTCGAACTGGAATATGTCTCCGACCCTCAGATCTCGCCCGACGGTTCGCACATCGTTTACGTGCGCCGCTCCATGGACATCATGACGGACCGCAACCGGGAGGCCTTGTGGATCATCGCCTGGGACGGGAGCGGTCACCGCCCGCTGACCAGCAGCGGCGAGAACGCATCATCGCCGCGCTGGTCTCCTGATGGAGGCCGGCTGCTCTACCTCTCCGACGCGGGAGGATCGACTCAGATTCACGTGCGCTGGATGGACACGGGTCAAAGCGCCCAACTGACGCACCTGAGGCGCTCTCCCTCCAATATCGCCTGGTCCCCCGACGGAGAACAGATCGCTTTCACCCAATTCGTGGCGACGCCCGACAAGCCTTTCGCTTCCATGCCTTCCAAGCCCGAAGGCGCCCGCTGGGCTCCACCCGCCAAGGTCATCGACGAACTGCTTTACCGGGCCGACGGTGCGGGATTCCTGGATGAGGGAAGCGCCCAGATTTTCGTCCTGCCCTCGGGCGGAGGCACTCCCCGCCAGATCACGGCCGGGGCCTTCAGCCACGGCGCTCCCGTCTGGTCGCAGGACTCCAAGTCGTTGATCTTCTCGGGCAACCGGCGCCCCGATTGGCAGTACGATCCCCTCAACTCCGAGATCTACCAGGTCTCGCTCGAGGACGGCCAGGTCCAGGCCCTCACCTCCCGCCAGGGACCGGACAACGCTCCCGCACTCTCCCCCGACGGAAGCCATATCGCCTACCTGGGATTCGACGACCGCTACCAGGGATACCAGGTCACCCAACTTTACCTGATGAAGCGCGACGGCTCTCAAGCGCGTTCCCTGACGGCCTCGCTCGACCGCAGCGCGGGCAATCCCTCCTGGGCCGGCGACGGAAGCGGCCTTTTCTTCCAGTATGCCGACAAGGGCAACACCAAAGTCGCTTTCGTCGATCTCGAGGGCAACGTCAGCAAGCTCGCCGACGACCTGGGCGGCACCTCCCTGGGACGCCCTTACGCCGGCGGCTCCTTCTCGGTTTCCGACAACGGACGCATCGCCTACACCTACTCGCGCCCCACTCGGCCCGCCGACCTGGCCGTGACGTCCGAAGATGACGAGGTGCGGCGGCTCACCGGAGTCAACGAAGACCTCTTCGGGCACAAGGAACTGGGGCAGGTGGAAGAGATTTGGTACAAGTCCTCGTTCGACCAGCGCGACATCCAGGGATGGATCGTCACGCCTCCCGGCTTCGACGCCTCGCGCAAGTACCCGCTGGTGCTCGAGATCCACGGGGGTCCTTTCTCCAACTACGGCGACCGCTTCTCGGCCGAAGTCCAGCTCTACGCGGCGGCCGGCAACGTCGTGCTCTACACCAATCCCCGCGGCAGCACCAGCTACGGACAGGAGTTCGGCAACCTGATCCACCACAACTATCCGGGCCAGGACTATGACGACTTGATGTCCGGGGTGGACGCCGTCATCGAAAAGGGCTACGTCGATCCTGAGCAGCTTTACGTGACGGGAGGCAGCGGCGGCGGAGTGCTGACCAGTTGGATCGTCGGAAAGACCGATCGTTTCCGGGCCGCCGTGGTGGCCAAGCCGGTCATCAACTGGTACAGTTTCACGCTTACCGCCGACGCCTACAACTTCTTCTACAAGTATTGGTTCCCGGGCTTTCCCTGGGAATATCCCGAGCATTACCTGAAGCGCTCGCCGCTATCCTATGTGGGCAACGTGACGACCCCCACCATGCTGCTGACGGGAGAGTCCGACTACCGCACTCCCATGTCCGAGAGCGAGCAGTTCTACCAGGCCCTCAAGCTGCGCAAGGTGGAGAGCATGCTGGTGCGCATCCCCGAAGCCTCTCACGGCATCGCCCGGCGCCCCAGCAACCTGATCGCCAAGGTCAATCACATCCTGGCCTGGTTCCAGCGCTACGGAAAGGACGCGGCTTCCGAATAG
- a CDS encoding TetR/AcrR family transcriptional regulator, translating to MALQKAADVFKARGYQRASIQHLVDEMGINRAGLYAAFGDKHSLFCEVVEQYSADLLGRSRAILGAAGDALDNLYRYLDFLQERALKDPRQGCLINTTAVEVGAGDAPIHQRISGMFQALEESLQETLHRAVHEGDLKSDLPAHALARFFLCFIQGLTVVSKMRMPADYLLDCVAMMRSQIESLEDRD from the coding sequence ATGGCTCTGCAGAAAGCTGCCGATGTATTCAAGGCCCGAGGTTATCAACGGGCTTCCATCCAGCACCTGGTCGACGAGATGGGGATCAATCGGGCCGGGCTCTACGCCGCCTTTGGCGACAAGCACAGCCTCTTCTGCGAAGTCGTCGAGCAATACAGCGCCGATCTGTTGGGGAGAAGCCGCGCCATTCTGGGGGCAGCGGGCGACGCCCTCGACAATCTCTACCGATATCTCGACTTCCTGCAGGAACGCGCCCTCAAAGATCCCCGCCAGGGTTGCCTGATCAACACCACGGCGGTCGAAGTGGGCGCGGGTGATGCCCCCATCCATCAACGCATCAGCGGCATGTTCCAGGCGTTGGAGGAATCCTTGCAGGAGACTCTGCACCGGGCCGTCCATGAAGGAGATCTCAAGTCCGACTTGCCGGCCCATGCCTTGGCCCGCTTTTTTCTCTGCTTCATCCAAGGCCTGACCGTGGTCAGCAAGATGAGGATGCCGGCTGACTACCTGCTCGATTGCGTGGCCATGATGCGCTCTCAAATCGAGTCCCTTGAAGACCGCGACTGA
- the pncA gene encoding bifunctional nicotinamidase/pyrazinamidase, giving the protein MKAQLGYQDALLVVDAQNDFFPGGALAVDEGDEIIPVLNAWIEAAEEAGSKIYATRDWHPENHSTFKPQGGPWPVHCVQGSRGAEFHPRLNLPSRTKVVSKGDEPDSEGYSAFQATDLSSRLQNDDVVRLWVGGLAQDYCVKHTVLDALKTGLEVHLIKPATRPVNLNPGDGDEALQQMLAAGAILEESPEGQVVAKHSVVRMAHL; this is encoded by the coding sequence ATGAAAGCACAACTTGGATATCAAGATGCCCTGCTGGTCGTGGACGCCCAGAACGACTTTTTCCCGGGCGGCGCCCTGGCGGTGGACGAGGGAGACGAGATCATTCCGGTCCTCAACGCCTGGATCGAAGCCGCCGAGGAGGCCGGCAGCAAGATCTACGCCACCCGCGACTGGCACCCGGAGAATCATTCCACCTTCAAGCCTCAGGGAGGTCCTTGGCCGGTCCACTGCGTGCAAGGCAGCCGGGGAGCCGAGTTTCATCCCCGACTCAACTTGCCCTCCCGCACCAAGGTCGTCAGCAAGGGCGACGAGCCCGATTCGGAAGGCTATTCCGCCTTTCAGGCCACCGATCTGAGCAGCCGACTCCAGAACGACGACGTTGTGCGTCTATGGGTGGGCGGACTGGCTCAGGATTACTGCGTCAAGCACACCGTCTTGGACGCGCTCAAGACGGGATTGGAAGTGCATCTGATCAAGCCCGCCACCCGCCCCGTCAATTTGAATCCCGGAGACGGGGACGAAGCCCTGCAGCAGATGCTGGCCGCCGGCGCCATTCTGGAGGAGAGTCCAGAGGGACAGGTCGTAGCCAAGCACTCCGTCGTGCGCATGGCCCATCTCTGA
- a CDS encoding nicotinate phosphoribosyltransferase: MSASNNLIESTDLALFTDFYQLTMVQAYWEEGLQDKAVFDLFVRRLPEGRHYLLAAGLEDALEFLQNVRFDEDAIRYLDSLGTFSSRFLRALRDFRFQGDVYAVAEGTPVFADEPIVEVEAPIAQAQLVETFLMNQIHFQTLMASKAARVVEAARGRTLVDFGTRRMHGTDAALKAARAFHIAGVDATSNVAAGRRLDIPVSGTMAHSYIQAHDDEYSAFKAFCGVHPETILLVDTYDTLQGVRHVVRLAGELGEDFKVRGIRLDSGDLAELARQSRAILDRAGLQQVEIFASSSLDEQSIKELLDSGAPIDGFGVGTRMGVSADAPYLDIAYKLVGYAGKGRIKLSTSKKHLPSRKQVYRLEKGGKASYDVLALQEESSPGRPLLQPVMKSGRRLDSASPTLRDCRLRARGEIERLPARLRSLDALAEPYEVRVSDALKEARDALQQELEQKQHRHLPT; this comes from the coding sequence ATGTCTGCGTCCAACAACTTGATTGAGAGCACCGATCTGGCGCTGTTTACCGATTTCTATCAACTCACGATGGTGCAGGCTTATTGGGAGGAGGGCTTGCAGGACAAAGCCGTCTTCGACCTCTTCGTGCGCCGCTTGCCCGAAGGGCGCCATTACTTGCTGGCGGCGGGACTCGAGGACGCCCTGGAATTCCTGCAGAACGTCCGCTTCGACGAGGACGCCATCCGCTATCTGGACTCGCTGGGCACCTTTTCCAGCCGCTTTTTGCGGGCCTTGAGGGACTTTCGTTTCCAAGGCGACGTCTACGCGGTGGCCGAGGGAACCCCCGTTTTTGCCGACGAGCCCATCGTGGAAGTCGAGGCGCCCATCGCCCAAGCCCAGTTGGTGGAAACCTTCCTCATGAACCAGATCCATTTTCAGACCCTGATGGCGTCGAAGGCCGCCCGCGTCGTGGAAGCAGCCCGCGGACGCACCCTCGTCGACTTCGGAACCCGGCGCATGCACGGCACCGACGCCGCCCTCAAAGCCGCTCGCGCCTTCCACATCGCCGGGGTGGACGCCACTTCCAATGTGGCAGCCGGACGCCGCCTGGACATCCCGGTCAGCGGGACCATGGCCCACAGCTACATCCAGGCTCACGATGACGAGTACTCAGCCTTCAAGGCTTTTTGCGGCGTCCATCCCGAGACCATCCTGCTGGTCGATACTTACGACACTCTGCAGGGTGTCAGACACGTCGTACGCTTGGCCGGGGAGCTGGGTGAGGACTTCAAGGTGAGGGGCATTCGTCTCGATTCGGGAGACCTAGCCGAGCTGGCCCGCCAATCACGCGCCATTCTCGACCGGGCCGGCTTGCAGCAGGTGGAGATTTTCGCCAGCAGCAGCCTCGATGAGCAGTCCATCAAGGAACTGCTCGACTCAGGCGCTCCCATCGACGGATTCGGGGTCGGCACCCGCATGGGCGTCAGCGCCGACGCGCCTTACCTGGACATCGCCTACAAGCTGGTCGGCTACGCCGGCAAGGGACGCATCAAGCTTTCCACCAGCAAGAAGCATCTCCCCTCGCGAAAGCAGGTCTACCGCCTCGAGAAGGGGGGAAAAGCCAGTTACGACGTGTTGGCGTTGCAAGAGGAGTCGTCGCCCGGGCGGCCGCTCCTGCAGCCCGTGATGAAGTCGGGGCGGCGCCTCGACTCCGCGTCCCCGACCTTGCGTGATTGCAGGCTTCGGGCCCGCGGCGAGATCGAACGCCTGCCGGCGCGGCTGCGCTCACTCGATGCGCTGGCGGAGCCCTACGAAGTGCGGGTCAGCGATGCTCTGAAGGAGGCCCGAGACGCACTGCAACAGGAACTCGAACAGAAACAACACAGACATCTCCCAACCTGA
- a CDS encoding CBS domain-containing protein produces the protein MKVKQLLDKKGGQVWSVAPGDSVFQALALMAEKNVGALLVVEGNNLVGIFSERDYARKVILKGKASKQTRVEEIMSSRVTTVRPDQSIPECMELMTEQRIRHLPVLEEGRLVGVISIGDVVKTIISEQEYMIEQLKGYITGTGQ, from the coding sequence ATGAAGGTCAAACAACTACTCGACAAAAAAGGCGGCCAAGTCTGGTCTGTAGCTCCAGGAGACTCCGTCTTTCAGGCGCTTGCCCTGATGGCTGAGAAGAATGTCGGCGCGCTGTTGGTGGTGGAAGGAAACAACCTCGTGGGCATTTTTTCGGAAAGGGACTACGCCCGCAAGGTCATCCTCAAGGGCAAAGCCTCCAAGCAGACCCGGGTGGAAGAAATCATGAGCAGCCGGGTGACGACGGTGCGCCCCGACCAGAGCATTCCCGAGTGCATGGAACTGATGACCGAGCAGCGCATCCGCCACCTTCCGGTTCTGGAGGAAGGCCGGCTGGTCGGCGTCATCTCCATCGGCGACGTCGTCAAGACCATCATCTCCGAGCAGGAGTACATGATCGAACAGTTGAAAGGCTACATCACCGGCACCGGCCAGTGA